In Cervus elaphus chromosome 3, mCerEla1.1, whole genome shotgun sequence, the genomic stretch AGCCCTACTGATGAAGACAGTGGCTTCCCCAGATGAGACCTTACTCAATGCCTCAGCAAttcttgctttcttctttatCCTCAGCAGAAACTGATGCCTTTTTGTACTGTTCGCATTCATTCCAGGAAACAGAGGAACAGCTAGTCTCCACTGGCCTGCTCCTATAGGAATGGCCTGGAGCTTCTGCAGAAGGGTCCATATGCACACCGGGGGCCCTCAAGTCCGGGGATGGAGTTGCACACTTTGGAGACCAGCTTTCCTCACAAGGAGGCCCAGACCCATTGGGAGAGTCCTCATCCCCCCTACTCCCCGTCTTTTTGTCAAAGCCCAGGAATGTGACCTCAGACTGGCTGCATTCAAAGGGAGTCTTCTGAGTCATTCTATCTTTTCTCAAACTTTGACCATGAGGTGGCGATGGATTATTCTGGTTTTCGTCATCTTCCACTGGAATGCTCGGAACATTATCAAAGAACAGAGGAGAAGGACTCCTGAAGGACTTGAGGGATGTGGGAGGATCTTCCACAAAATACAAGCTGGCTTGAGTACTTTCAAGAATATTTAGGACCTGAATAACCAAGAAACAAACACACACTGAATGAAGTCTGAATAACCTCTCCTTACCTTTTTTCCTGTCTACCTATTAAGGAATATTCTCTTTTTTCATGAAATAAGTTTAACTAATGTGGGAAGCCTGGATTtcatccctaagttgggaagatcccctggaggagggcatggcaacccacttcagtattcttgcctagagaatcccatggactgaggctacagtccatggggttgcaaagagtcggatacaacttagcaactaacactttgtcTTTATAGAATTTGAAATGAGAAGGAATTAAAGATTAGCTAAAATTCTTCACGTTAATAACTACATTAAATGACTTGAAGCAAAGTAGaaaagccactgaactgaattcaacATCAAGAGATCTGGAGTGtcttgctggtccagtggttaggagtctgccaGCCAATGAGGTGgaaacgggtttgatccctggtccaggaagatataacatgctgcggggcaactaagcctatgtacCACGACTATtgaagcctgcacactctagagcccatgctctgtaacaagagaggccaccacaatgagaaacctaaGCATCGCGACTAGAGAGGAGTCCCTGctcgctgaaactagagaaagcccaagggcagaaatgaagacccagcgcagccaaaaatgaTAAACGAGTTAagtaaatagaaatttttttaaaaaacaaaagaactgacTTTAGGCCAAGATTTGCCACTAACtactttgtgaccttggacaaatctcTGATTATTTTTCACTTCAACCTTAATATGTAAAAGATTGGAAGGGGTCAGGGAACAGTGAACCCAATCCATAGTTCTCAAATACTAGAACTACCTAGGGAAGCTCTcttaaaataccttaaaaatcTCTCTTAAAGATCCCTTAGACCGACCTAAAGATGCTCATTCAAAAAATATGGAGATGGGAGctcaggaatctgtattttaaaaacttcccagtTGATTTGGATGTGCAGCTAAATTGAGAACCATTAACCTGATATAAAATAACATAACTTCACACatacatgtaatttaaaaaatacacataaagagctttataatttacaaagtgttttcatacacatcatctcatttaatctgcacAAACATTATTATCCTCACTTTATAGATGATAAGGCTGAGTCCCTTTCAGAAAAGGGAATCACTATCACAAGCCAGTAAGGCGCAAACCTGTGGCTTAACCCCACGTCTCCTGGCTCCCAATTTCATGTTCTCTCCACTACGTAGTCAGAGCTCAAAACTGCTATTACACAGCTCTTACTGGTGGTGTCAGGTCTAGAACACAGCTCTCCTGATTCCCAGGCCAATGGTCTTTATATCCTGATTATGTCAACTCCTTGTTTAAAACTTTTCCGTGGCTCGACAACAGATTCAGGATGGAATCCAAATTCCTAGAATGGAATTCACGTCCCTCGATCACCTGGAACCtcctattattttaaaacagtgcAGCATTTCCCTGGAGGCAGCATTATCTGCAGTCTTGGTGCCATGGAATCCTCTGCACCTCTGAGCCTTTGCAGGCATAGAGTCTCTCTCCCTGGAATATCCCTCCATCCTAAGGCCACCTAAATCCAACCTATTCTTCAGATTATAACTCGGTTATCACCTCCAACAAGAAACTTCCTTGCTGGCACATATTCTGACTCTATGCTCCCATTCTGGCCTGTGTTCTCATCTATTATGATGCTTATCTTCTTGCAGCGAAATTTCATGTTTATCAGTCTGACTGTCCATTTGAACTGTGATCTGAGAGCAGCAATTCAGTATCCTGATCCCTGTTGCAACACCAGCACCTAGTCCAAAGTCTGGCACATGAAAGCaggtactaaataaatatttgtttattataaACAAATATCTAGATGATTAAATTGATGGGCAGAcaaataagtttaaaattcaACAAGAGAAATACatgctgcatttaaaaaaaattttggccacaccatgtggcatgtaggatcttagttccccaaccagggattgaacctagaccCTGGCAGTGAATGTGCCTAAGtcctaaccattgaaccaccagggaattcccattttATTGGACCAGATCTCTTAATGAATGGTGAATAAAGTCTTCTCTCCAAATTACTCATTTATgtcttttcatcagtttttttttttttttgtggttgccCTGGTACTATCCAATGATGCCCTTTTTCAGAGTACCAAACTTTCTGATTTAGAAAAGCTATCTATTAGGTGAGAAGACTCTCTCGGGGGCTGCATTTGTCACACTGATATTCACTTAGATACACAGTTTATACAGTTTAGATTTTCCAGGGTTCCACAGACTGCTTTTAACAAAATCACGTGTGTACGCACTTCATCCATCGATGGTCTTAATTTTGCCCGTGTTGCAGCACACCGGCCCGCCAAGGAAAACAGCTTGGCGGAAATGTTCTGTGGGCAGGGAGGCACTTTCTTATCGAGAAAGGAGATACATGAGTCGAGGCCTCTTCTCTCCATCAACTCTACAAGAAGATCCCGCTAGGAAGAAAAGAGGACAAGCTCATCATTTAGAACTCAGAACCGATCAAAGAGTGACCAAGAGACAGGGGCAAAGGTGGAGGCAACTCTTACCAGCTGGATATGCTTTGGCTCATCTAACACCACTTTACAACCTGTCAGAACTTCCATTATTACCTACAGGGAATATATAGAAGGTCAGatacataatattaataatatacacaataattattatattattataaatattattaaatattataaatattttaaaaagtgaaagcaaagtcgctcagtcgtgtccgactctttgcaaccccatggactgtagcctacaggctcctccgtccatgggattttccaggcaagaatactggagtcggttgccatctccttctccaggagatcttcccaacccagggatagaacctgggtctccctcattgtaggcagatgctttaccatctgagccatactCGAAATTAGTTGTGgctctttctaaaaatttttaattgagggataattactttacaatactgtgttggtttctgccatatatcaatatgaatcagccatagatacacgtaagtcctctccctcttgaaccccccctcccacctcccaccccatcccacccctctaggtggtcacagagcattGGATTTGTGTTCCCTGAATCATAcaccaaattcccactggctattttgcatcctggagaagggaatggcaacccactccagtattcttgcctggagaattctatggacagaggagcctggcgggctacagtccatggggtcacaaagagtcagacacgactgagtgactaacacacacacacatgtacacctattttacaaatggtaatgtgtatgtttcaatgttattctcttaaatcatcccatccttccttcccccactgagtccaaaagtctgttctctatgtctgtgtctccttcgCTGCCctaaaaataggttcatcagatttcacatatatgcattaatatatatttgtttttctctttctgacttacttcactctgtataataggctctaggttcatccacctcattagaactgactcaactatattcttttttattgctgagtaatgttccattacAGTAACATTCCATAAGcaatacaacttctttatccattcatttgtcaatgaacatctcagttgcttccatgtcctagctgttgtaaatagtgctctgggtacatgtgtcttttttcagTTAACCtcaatactgaatatagttcatTCTAATTAATCACTTTATGTTTGACTGTTTGACGACATAAAATCAATGTATTGATATAATACAATGAGTGACAGGAAATCAATAGGTCTAAAAGTTAAAGTCTTTAAAACAGTTCTTAGAATTTAGAGCATTCTTGGTGGTAAACTCTTCTCCTTCATTAACTGGTAGTTGGTACTTACAATTCCAAAGCTGTAGACGTCTGTTTTGATGGAAAGTTTGCCTTGTCTGATACACTCTTCCGGCATGTACCACACAtgcttactgctgctgctggtcaTGCTTATGGCAGAGCTTTGAGGTTCTAGGTGAGGTCGGAAGTGGGCCATGGCAAAATCAGTTAGTTTGGGTTGAAACTGATCGTCCAGAAGTATGTTTGCACTGAAATTGCGATCATGGGCAAACAAGACAAAGACATCATAAAGGTATTCCGGCAGAAAACAACAGGACAAGCTCGCTTTCATATTTGGTcaattccaaataaagtcatacattattttccatgaattttttagaggagattttctctttttttctcaaagtATAAATCCAAGCATTATATAAAACCTAAAACAAAAACCTGACCTTGGAACGGCAGGCATTTCAGATTCACAGGTCTATATATGGAGTTGGTGGGTGAAGCTGATGCTTCGTCAATAGGAGAAACTAAAGTTAACCAAAGCAGCTTTCCTTGTGTTCTACTTACATGTAATAAGGACATTAAATGAGTTTTGATCAGATAGTAATTAAGTATCTGACATGCACAGGGCTGTGCTGTGGAATGCTTGGCTTAGAACCACTAAGCCAATACATTACAGCCAGATCCTACCTTTGCTCTAGCTTAGAACAGACACGTAGTTCTTAATGACTTCTTGACCAGATGTACACTTCACTTATTCAGATCAAAGCTGGGGCTTCTGGAGATGCCCTGATCACTGGGTACCTAATGCAGGAGTCTGCCACATGTGCCAGGAGGTGAGGTGGGCAGACAGGTTCATTAACTCTCATTATCAGGACCCAAGCGTCTACTCCTCCAGCTTCTGCCACGCTGAGAGTCTGGCTCTCTTCTGAACCCCTTGCCCTACCACTGCTCCCCACTTTATTTCAGCAACAAGAGGAGGAATGCAAAGATCTGTGTGCCAGATTTTCAATGTCAAGCGTCTCATCCTCCCTTCTTCCAACCCAGCTTTAAAGAACCTAAACTTAACTTAAACCATAACTTAAAAGAGAATGCAAAAAGCTGAATTTGTGAAACACTTAAAATCCCTAAAGAACAGGTCTTTCCCAagaacaaaaggggaaaaaaagcagcaaCAACACTCATAATCTAACCCATTTATTTGATCCTCAGAAAAACTGGGGAAGTTTGCAGCGACTGGTGACTTATACTTCCGTAAGAGTTAGGCAGAGGGGAGCTGAGTAACCACAGCACGTTACCCGATAAAACCCACAGATGACTCTGGGTCAGTGAAAGGCCATCAATAAGAATGCGAAATTGTTCCAGGGCACTGCATTCGCACTTTGAATAATGGTATTTGGTGAAAAGACAAGTTGTTTACCAGCAGACTTTAGTGTATAACATAAATTTTAAGTTCAGTGATTTACTCTGTTCTAAATAAAGGTTAATGGCAGCTGAGGAAGAAGGATGTTCTGTTTCAGGAAAGTGGGAATTCCAAAAGGCCCTTCAACAATCAATTCTACTCAAACTCTTTCTCCTGCTTCAACCTCAAATAGAATATTCAGACATAAAGTGCCTTCAGCTACCTTGCAGGTCAACTGAATACATTCATTCTATGCCAGTAAAAACAGACTAACTAAATAAAGACAACATAAAGTAACTAAAATCTTGTAACAATATAATGCAACAAACAGGTGCTGTGCAGGccatgcttaatcactcagtcatgtccaactctttgtgaccccatggactgtagcctgccaggctcctctgtccatggggattccccaggcaagaatactgaagcgggttgtcatgccctcctccaggggatcttcccaacccagggatcgaacccagatctcctgcattgccggcggcttctttatcatctgagctaccagggaacagGTAAGAAACACCCAATGGCCCACACCTTCGATTTAGTGTTTCTACAACCTATTTCTCCTAGTCTTTCCCACAAGCTACTTTCGGTAGCAGAGAGACCATCAGCTCTCTAGATAATACTTCTGGCAGAAGGACTAGTCATGGTTCACAGTAAGGTGATGGGAAAAGTCTCACACAAAGTAGTGAGTTTGTATTCTGAATCTGGGAATGTTAGTTCATCTCTCTATGGCTAGGGGTCTCTAGGACAATTCTTTCTGGGTACTTAAGCCCTTCCAAAGTTACAAGACTTGCTTTCTTTGCTTACATTTGTCTCCTAATTTAAAGTTGAAGTTCTTGAGCCTTAAATATAAAGCAAGATGATACACCCAGATTATAATGCAGGATCTGAATCTAAGTGTAAATTTTATGTTTGACATGTAAGTGCATGATTGGTTTTTAaggatgtatatttttaattttaggaagAGTTATTGGTGCTCAGTAGCCCAGTCCCTGAGGACTTTGCAATACTCTGGAAAAGTCCAGACTTCACTTAATTGGGTTCAGAGATAAAGAGCACCTCACTGGGTTCTAAATGACTGCCTGAGGCAACAGGACAGCTTGCCGTCTGTTTCACTGCTGTTTGAAGCAGTAAGACACCCCTCACCAGATATCTTGCCTTCCCTCACCAGATGTAGCAAGACACAGTTTCTGTAGAAACCTGCAGATCACTGGGAAAAATCATACACATCCTTCCCCCGCCAACATCAGCGTGCAGTATATCCAGCATAAACGACACAGAACTGAAACCTGAGTCCCCTTTTGGCGTAAACAGCCTTCTCGATCTTTCTCATTGACCTAGGCAGCACTTGGTATTATGGCTTGTTTTTGCCTTATTGGTACCTTATGAGTCCTAGGCTCTCTTGAGTAAAGGCTTAGTCAAGAAAGGGTAAACCTCCTTTGAATGTGAAATTTCATCTCTCTGATCAAACTAGCACAACTTTtctaagccttgatttccttgtaggTAAAAAGATCTGATAATGCagacctcacagggttgttgtgagggttaagTGAGGAAACCTAAGCAGAGTGCCTGACGCACAGGGAGAGCCTTGAAATTTGATCTGAAGGATATAAGCTGCCCACTGTCCATCCTATACTGGTCATTTTACCTGAAAACCCCACTGGACCTGGCTGGGTAACTCGAGAAGTTTAAGGACACCAATTTGATGTAACAAAGGTACAGGGGTTGCAGGATTAAGCCTGGAGATCTGAACATCCTTGGGTTAATCAGTTTCAAGGCatcagctatatttcaaaatAGTTCTAGAGAAGTGTTGGAAGAACCTGACTAAACTAATATTCTCAGATATTTTAAGACCATGgggataaacatatacatattgtttggtgtgtatgtgtacagGCATGTATGTGTCCATGTATATAAGTATACACTGGAGCTTAGAGACAGTAGTGGTAAATAAAATTCCTAGGGGGCGTTTTAATTTATGTAACATGTTTCGGCatcccttagaaaaaaaaatgaacatatatgGATATTTTAGAAGAAGGCAGGCACTagcaggaaaatagaaaaaaatctaagGAAAAGAATTACTATATctaaaatgcttttgaaaaacaaaagtagTTTTCTTGGGGGTAGGGGAAAATGGAGAGGGAGGAGACTGATAGTTAATTAAACCACCAGTCAAATAAACATTTGCTTTCCCTGCAGGCTTTCTATCCCTGCTAAACCCTGAGCtggagcccagcagcctcaccaCACACATCAGGTCTTGGGAGTGAAGGCAGGACCTTGGGTCCTCCAGCAAGGGTGACAAGGTCACAGGGAGAGCCCCTCTGTGGTCCCCCATCCCCTTCCCAACCACTCATAGTCCCTCACAAAGGAAATTCTCCATGCACTTACTACGCCCATATATCTCtgatcaatttccttttttttacaaaattcatttttaagcaAATGGccacttccttccctttttttctgaGACCACCTCCCTAGTAAGAGAGTTTGTTTCACTTGGCAGGAGACCCACGGCCATAGCAGAAGACAAAATGATCTTGTAGGAAACATTAGAAATGTTCCCCAAGATTATCTCCTTGCTTTGGCAACATGAACAAGAATGAACGTCTGGGATGAAAAATGCCAGGGATAAAACGCATTTCAATTTAAAATCGTTCATAAATGTGAAAACAATTAAGCTTGCTGAGGGATACGATGGAAATAACAAGAAGGTTTACTGCTTTCAGATGCTTTTATGTGATCCTGTAATTCAAAAACATCTTTGTTTCCCCCAATAAAAATGTGAGGGTCTTTTGCCAAGAATAAAGACTTCAACTCTTcaagattcttttctttaaatcctTTTCCTCCTCAAATTCCACCATCTGgaaatgaattttgtttttataacatGCTTTTTGAAGAGTTCGAATTACTAAGACATTTTTGGGCTAACTAAACCAGCAGACTTCTTGAAAATAGCTTTGAAATGTGGGTTTGGCTTCCTCCTTGTGTGTTCTGCGGCTGTGTCCCTGATAGTGTCTTCCTTCGAAGACTATTTCCTCTCTGCTTGCACAAGGCGAACATTCCAAATGCAGACCACCAGGCCttacctccccagcccccacaaAGACTGCTGCCTGCAGCAGTTCTCACCAGAAGCCCAACGTCCACCTTTCCAAATTTGCACAAACTAATTATATTCTCCTCTTCTGCCCCATTTCCCTGTCTCTGCTGTTGAAACCAACATGCTCCCAGGAGTCTTGGCTTAATGACCTAATATGAGCATGCTGTTCCACTCACACAAGCATGGAACCCCATCTCCTCTCCTCCATCTATCGGCATGTGACCAAGGAAGGTTACTAACCTCTGTAAATCTCAGCTTTCTTCTCTGTCAAACCAAAGATAACACCAGTGATGTGTAAACTCCGTCCTCTGGCTTTCACTGAGTTCCCTAAAGCGTCTCTGCAGCCTATCAGTCACAAGGAATGCACTAACACTTATCAATGCAGTCAGGACACATGtctgcttgctaagttgcttcagtcgagtctgactctgtgcgaccctatggactgtcgtcccccaggctcctgtccgtggggattctccaggcaagagtacttgaatgcgttgccatgcccttctccaggggatattcccaacccagggatcgaacccaggtctcctgcattgctgcatTTACAGACTCAGtcaccagcagggaagcccaagaatacggggGTGgataggctatcccttctccaggggaacttcccgaaccaggaattgaaccagggtctcctgcactgacaggcaggtccTTGacctagcaccaccttggaagccccaaaTAGACTGTGGTTACTGCTGTAAGGGGGGGCTTTCCTTGTGTTCCCCTTACCTGGAAAGTACTCCCCTCCCACTTACGGTTATCCAATTCCTCTATGCAGCTTGATTCATTCCCTCCAGGAAGTTTTCACTAATCTGAATTCCAGCGGCCTTCTTTTCTCCAAGTTCCTACGGTACAGCCTGTACTCCTTCACGTGGCACTCCCAGAGAGGCCAGCTTCTGTTTGCATAAGCATAATGCTGAATCTATAGAAGATACTAAATAAACATCTGATGATATAACCAGTTTGTAAATGAAGAGAATCTGAAACCACACGTAGCCTTGGACCACTCGGCATACAGCAAATACGTGGCCCAAATGCTGCCAAGACATCCTCCCATATTcttggcagacatcactaattgaCTTCAGAAAGTACCCACCCAAGATTCCCTTTCAACTCTGCCCATGGGAACTCATTACCAACCAATCCAAGATGGAATGTGAGACGAAACTGATTTGTCATCGCTTCTATAAGCACAATTGCTTTTTTTTAGATGAGGCAAATGAGGCCCAGCTGGTTGAAATCACTCATTCTATGCAAAATAGCTTATGCTAAAGCCTAGCACTCCTACATCTCTCTTCAGCGCACTTCCAACTTGCAGTTAACCGAAAGAAACATCTTTTTATTCAGCTACTCATAAAAGATTAAGAAACTGTTGATTACAAGGCAGAAACGAAgtaaattttctctcttcttccctttagTTGTAGGTAGGTAATTCTAGTGCGAAAACAATGGCAAATGGGTGAGTCACTGGAAAACAGATTTTAGCTCAATACAGAGAAGTTCTAACAATCAGAGGTGCACCCAAATAGAGCTCTAACAAGGCGCTGTGCTGGGGTCCAAGGACGGGTCAGATGAGATACCTGAGTCTCTGTTAGCTGAGAGGAACTATACTTACTGCCAACTCCTGGGCTGTGCTTCACAGAAATgagctcatttcatcctcacaacctGGGAATAAGAACAGAGGTTCCAGTTCCAGATAAGGAGACTGTACCCCAAGGAACTGAGAGATTTAGCCAAGATCACACTGCTGGAAAGTGGTAGAGCTGGCCTTTGGTCTCAGATCTGGGAGAACCCGAAGGCCACACCCTCAACCAGTGACAAGAGACGGGAGCAGCAGTGAGGTCACTGGGATGGCTGCGGGAAAGAGGGCAGGACaggggaaagactgggggcactTCTGGAGAACGGGCGGGTCAGGACTTTGCCTGACCTGCTCCAGGATGAGCAGGTGTCAGAAGGTGCCTCCTGAAACCTGTCTGAGCTCATCCTCGCTCCAAGTTGGCCTGGGTAAGTAAGGCTTGGTCAAGATTTACCAAAACATGGGGTCACGTCCTTCTCCTGCCATAACCCCTAGCTTTGTGAGTCTTAGAGCATGGTACGAAAACAAGCAGGTGTAGTTGCACAGAATTTGAAATCAAGAAGAGGTCTAACTTGAGATGATCTCGGCTGGCTCTGACGCACAAGTGAGGAAACCGTGGTctaagagagggaggcaggacctGGGCGGGAACAGAGATTTCTGGTGCTCTTCCCAGGTCATCCCCAGTGATGGCATTTCATTTTGCTCAGACAAAAGGTGCTGCTCACACTTTGGGCACCAGGCTGCTGAAGGATGATCTCCCTtacaatctttgtttttcaaactatttttttttcttttttttttattattattatttttttccagtgggttttgtcatacattgatatgaatcagccatggatttataaaAACCACCAAGGTATGAGATTATCAAGCTTCTCTGCAGACAGAGTGACTAAAATGAAACTTTGGGATATTATCCACTAACTAAAGACTCCTTGAAATGTCTGATTCCCCGGTTTGAGATAGAAAGGTCTGATGCtaagttatttttttccctaataaattttattcttattataaAAGAAGATGTAATCCTTAAATAAGAATTTAACATCaagtagaagttaaaaaaaaataagccattaAATGAAATGCCACGGTCTCTCCATCTaatgaaagttttatttatattttggtctgtttcacttttaatcttttaattcCTGAATTTGTAATTTTACAAAGTTATAATTGTATATTGTTTACTATTTCAATGTGTCTTTTTTTACTTACTGTCACTTTATGTATACTGTGTTACTTCATAGGATTAAAAGCAATGTTTAAAATGTCAAATGATGTATggtaactcttttgtgactcattGGTCTGAGGcccaaatacagaaaagaaaacaaaggtaaCAATATTTTCCATGTCTCACTTCAACAAAAACAGAGCCCAGACTTACCCAGAGAAAGGGTCACTGTTTAACACAGTTCGAGATGTCCTTTTTTGAGCCAGTTATCAGGCTGTACAATAAAATGACATCTCTCCTAGAAGCTGCCTTTCCTGGcaaagaatgagaaaatgaataCGATGAAGTCAGAAGAGCAGGGATTTCAGACCTTCCTGAAAGCACATGGCTATACACAGAGGGACAAAGAATCAGGGAGGCCCAAGGTTCGAGCCAAGTGAAGGACTCATTTAAGAGATTCAGGAGGGTCATCCAGCTCAGCCAATTCACGTTTGGCCAGGACTGCTGGGAACTGAATGCATTACCATCTGACAGATGTTCAGTGCCCTGAATGAAATGAGTTGGTCTCATTCCAGTTTCTAAAGAACAGGTGTGCACATCACCAAAGAAAAGAGGGAACGTCAACTGTTATAGTTGGCACTCGTTAACATCTTCCCTGGCAGGCTCAGCAGAAAGGCCAAGAGTTCAGAGGCTGTGGAGGGGGCTGACTGGCCCTGGAACAGAGACGGACCCGCTGACGAGCCCTTGTGAAACCACAGTTCTCACATCAGTGCCCATGGCCTCCGCACTCCACACCCTGACACATGCCTGGGTGGGTGTAATCTAGAGATGGTTATGTTTGAGTCCCCGAACCCTTTGGA encodes the following:
- the IRAK3 gene encoding interleukin-1 receptor-associated kinase 3, with translation MAWAAGSGGARGALSSHTLLFDLPPALLGEFCAVLDSCDGALGWRGLAERLSSSWLDVRHIEKYVDQGKSGTRELLWSWAQKNKTIGDLLQILQEMGHHRAIHLITNYGAALNPIEQSHRGKEFPNMLQKETANVTVDNILIPERNEKGILLKSSISFHNIVEGTKNFHKDFLIGEGEIFEVYRVEIQNRTYAIKLFKQGKKMQCKKQWKRFLSELEVLLLFRHPNILELAAYFTESEKFCLVYPYMRNGSLFDRLQCVGNTAPLSWHIRISVLIGTSKAIQYLHNTEPCSVICGSISSANILLDDQFQPKLTDFAMAHFRPHLEPQSSAISMTSSSSKHVWYMPEECIRQGKLSIKTDVYSFGIVIMEVLTGCKVVLDEPKHIQLRDLLVELMERRGLDSCISFLDKKVPPCPQNISAKLFSLAGRCAATRAKLRPSMDEVLNILESTQASLYFVEDPPTSLKSFRSPSPLFFDNVPSIPVEDDENQNNPSPPHGQSLRKDRMTQKTPFECSQSEVTFLGFDKKTGSRGDEDSPNGSGPPCEESWSPKCATPSPDLRAPGVHMDPSAEAPGHSYRSRPVETSCSSVSWNECEQYKKASVSAEDKEESKNC